Genomic DNA from Magnolia sinica isolate HGM2019 chromosome 4, MsV1, whole genome shotgun sequence:
GggaagaacatgaagaagaaaGGCTGTATGCACCATATATTATGTATCATAAAATTAGGACTGAAATTCCGAACAGAAAAATGCGACCACGGTAAAGCAATTCAGTAGATGATACCCCCTTAGGGCTTTAGGGCCATGAAGTAAAAATGAATTAATCGCTTCTAGTCGATTCTCTTTTCTGACTCCTTTGGTTTTTAGATGCCATTCCGTTGAAACAAGAAACCTATTTCAGTATTTGTAGAACATAAATAGATAGGAAAGAAGGAGGTTAAGGGGAACATTTTTTTCTGCATTTTTGTTAAAGGTTTCACTGATATAAGAGAATCCAAGAGCCTTGTTATGGACAATTGAACAGAAAAAAAATATGTAAGTACATAGcacatgcaccagttatcaatggGGAAAAAATACTATAGTGATTAGTGAAAGAGATGATTTTATCGCTTCTTCATTTTGGAAAGATATGTGAGCTCCAATGAAGATTGGTCTCTAAAACTTGTGTGATCACTTTCTCCAATGAAGATTGGTATCTAAAACTTGTGTTCgtaggatgatcctaaccactcaGCTAAAATGTAAGGTGTCATTTGGCACCATGTAAGCTGATGATGCCCTCGAAACCAATCCAATATTATCTGCTGGCATATCACTAAGGGTTCGTCTGGATGCCTGTAATTGGAATCCAATCACATGGGTAACTGGAATTGATGCAAATTGGAATCCTAGTTGTTTTTTGGATGCATGTAATTGGGGATTCCAATATCACATGGGTAACTGGAATTTATGCAAATTGGAATCCTAGTTGTTTTTTAGATGCATGTAATTGGGGATTCCAATTCTCATCGATTCCATGGGAATTGTGAGAATTCCAATTCATTCCAAATACACCCAAACCCATTCAGAGCTGCATAAAGGGCTCATCTGGATGCCTGTAATAGACTGGAATCCAATCATATGGGGGGAAAATGATGCAAATTGGAATCcttgtgttgttttttttttttttaaatgcaaattGGATATCACCAGCTGAAGATTGTCTAAATGGGTTTTTATCACCTTCTTCATTTGATATGTGAGTTCCAATGAAGATTGTCTAAAACTGTGTGTCATGATCCTTCAGCTGAAAGCAATATGGACCAACTAGTCTGTGACCATCTGTCATGATTGGGCTCACCAAATTTCCCTTGTGATTCAATGCAAATGAGAGGGCCATGATTCAATGATCCAACCTGTTTGGGCATGATGGGGTCCTCTCCTAGTGAATGCCCCACGAGTGTAGTTTATCTGGGGAGATTTTGGCATCCGTGGGCCACCCCAGTATTTGGCAACAATCCAGATTCCATTTTCCATGCATTCAAAAACATTCTCATCAACCAAAAGAACAATTTAGCAAGAGATAAAAAAACGAATTAAAATTCAGCCATCTGATATATTAAGAAACgaatcctaaaaatgaagaaaacaaCAACATTGAAATTCTGTGTTCTCCATTGAAACTACCAACGAAACAATGGCAACTGGAAGTTGCAGCGTTTTAACAGCAGTGGCCATCATTTCTCACATCTCCTGAagctcctcctcttcctcctcataATCTTCCTCCTCGTCCGCCGTCGCATCTTGGTATTGCTGATACTCAGAAACCAGATCATTCATGTTACTCTCTGCCTCCGTAAACTCCATCTCATCCATCCCCTCGCCTGTGTACCAATGCAAGAAGGCCTTCCTCCTGAACATGGCTGTGAACTGCTCACTCACCCGCCGGAACATCTCCTGGATCGAAGTGGAGTTCCCAATGAATGTCGACGCCATCTTGAGGCCCGTTGGCGGGATGTCGCAGACAGTCGATTTCACATTATTGGGTATCCACTCAACAAAGTAGGATGAGTTCTTGTTCTGCACATTGATCATTTGCTCATCCACTTCCTTTGTGCTCATCTTGCCGCGGAACATGGCGGATGCGGTCAGGTACCGGCCGTGGCGTGGATCTGCAGCACACATCATGTTCTTGGCATCCCACATCTGTTGAGTGAGCTCAGGGACAGTCAGGGCCCGGTATTGCTGGGACCCTCGGGACGTGAGGGGGGCAAAGCCCACCATGAAGAAATGCAGGCGAGGGAAGGGGATGAGATTGACGGCGAGCTTTCGGAGGTCAGAATTCAGCTGACCAGGGAATCTAAGACAGCAGGTTACACCGGACATCGTCGCAGAAATCAGATGGTTCAAATCTCCAACTGTATTGGGAATCAACAGATAAAACATCAGTAAACTTAATTAGGAGATGCACAATTAAAATGTTACATCAGGTATTTGACAAGTGGGCCCTCAGATTGTTACTGTTGACCATTTTCACAGGGTAGCTTAGATGATCTGATTGGGGATAcattgataggctatcaaaaagtgggccccactgcaataggatcatctgattggtgaGACATTGATAGGCCatcaaatgatgtggcccacctttaccACTTTCTATCGTACTTCCCAAATAGCAGGTGAAATTCAGTGACAGCAATGCAGGTGGTTTTGAGAGAGCTTACAGCTGGGGGTAGTGAGCTTGAGAGTTCTGAAGCAGATGTCGTAGAGAGCTTCGTTGTCGAGGACCATGCATTCATCTGCATTCTCGACCAGCTGATGGACGGACAAGGTCGCATTGTAAGGCTCCACAACGGTATCAGACACCTTAGGAGATGGGAAAACCGAGAAGGTGAGCATCATCCTATCAGGGTATTCTTCCCTGATCTTTGATATCAGCAGTGTCCCCATACCGGAGCCCGTTCCTCCTCCTAACGAATGGCAGACCTGGAAGCCTAGAGAGAATCGAAAAAGAAACATGGTAGTAGGCAAAGACCCATTTCAGAAATGACACTGAAGGCGTGTTTGGATGTACTAAAAAACAAGGAGCATCAGCTGAAAGATTTTGGGAATCAATCCACTGCTGGAAATGTGCGGAAAATGGCATCGCTGACTAAAGGCGGTTTCAAATTTCCATACCTCCCAAACCATTGACTCCATTCTCTATGAGCTCGTTTGGAAGTCCACCCAAATCATGACTCATCCCATTTTTTCCACTGAACTAATCTGCCTTATTTTGGGATGGAGTACGAGTGGAATTGCAATTGGGTGCAAAAAGCGGTGAAATTGCAATTCCACCACTTTTTGGggaacatccaaacacacccaaataCAATAAATTTGAAAGGATCCTAGAACATACCCTGCAAGCAATCGCAGTTCTCTGCTTCTTTCCGAACGACATCAAGCACCGAATCGATCAGCTCAGCTCCTTCTGTGTAGTGCCCCTTCGCCCAATTATTCCCAGCCCCAGACTGGCCGAAAACAAAGTTATCGGGGCGGAAGATCTGTCCATACGGCCCAGATCTAACACTGTCCATGGTCCCTGGCTCGAGATCCATAAGGACGGCCCTAGGAACAAATCTCCCACAACTAGCTTCGTTGTAGTAGACATTCACCCTTTCTAGTTGAAGCTCAGAGTCTCCGTGGTATCTTCCGGTCGTGTCGATGCCGTgctcggcacacacaacttcccAGAACTTAGCTCCGATCTGGTTGCCGCATTGGCCTCCTTGGATGTGAAGAATCTCACGCATTTTcgcttgtagagagagagagagagagagtaaatggGGGAAATGAGGAACGTTTGAGGGATGGAGGGAAGTCTTTATAGAAAGGTATTTCTAACGGCTACTTTTTTGGGGATGGGGATGGGGGAGCGGGAATCGTCTGTTTGAATTGAGTGATTAAGGACGGCTAGGATGAGCTGCGGTTTCAAACGGGCAAGAAAGAAACGGTCGGATTGAGCCGGAGCCtttgaatttcaaattttcatacACAGCTGGAATCCAACTTGGCAATTTTTAAACGAGGAGAAAGCTCAAACGGTCGGTCAAGAGAACACTTTTTGGTGAAATGACCAAAATAGCCCTGAGGGTTCCAAAACAAGCTGTAACTGAAAAACTAATTAAAAACAATTTATAGTAATAGAGATATGATCCAACAACGGTACATCCAATAAAATTGGAACGTTCACACAAAGGCTTGTGTAGCATGTAGCACATCCTTTCCATGGaatttgtgtgggacccaccacaagggtctgtttggattgaAAGTAAACCACCCAAAAACATGAAAGATCATCAGACCAAGTAAGAGAAATCCTCTTcacttatttattttgttttttttttttcagagtcATTTTCCTTTACATTTGTAACTGTTTGAATTATAATCCCATGCTAGTAATTAGGCTTTTAACGAGCTTGTACTAGAGGTAGATTCGTCTCAGATTTTGAAATATTTGGGCTGGGCCTAATGGGCTGGGCTAATTTGAACCGTTGATTTTGATAGGCCTGGGCCCAgacatttttatttcaaaattgtcATTTAAAATGTTACtttaaatgtatattttttgtctaatttaaatttttaaaagaaaatgttgGATTGTCATATTATGGAAAGGAAAGCACATGCAAACACCTCATGCAACGCACAAAAGTCTCATTGGCCAACTCATTAGATGGTTCATGCTTGTATGTTGAGTAAGGCCATAAGTTGTCCCTTGATtccaatggtggggtccatataatGAGCTGATCAGACTCTATTTTGTGTGGGGTGATTTTCATGATGGACCTTCTGATTGCATGTCATGCATGGCCTACACAAGTGCCAAGATGGCAAGAAAGATGGTGGGTGAGCCTAAGGGTGTAGATGGAATCGAACCGGGTCGAGTTGGctttagctcgactcggctcggattggtccttgagcctgactggccagctcaggtTGGTTTAGTCAGTAGCTTGTGCCAGCTCGGGTCGAGTTCAAGTCAAGATTGAGCGGAGTTTGTCATTGaagtcacaaacacctagactgcactttcaaaatctctctaacaaaagcaatggttttatagatattttatcaaacatcttttaaacaacataaaaactaagaaaaaccaagaaaaaaaatggtatttatttcatgtacataccttccttgccactagccacacttcattgagtcattttatcaaacacttggtgagcaacatcaatggtgaagtaatcgagtcaccaaattggttcaatccgagttctttttgagctggattcgatccaacttgagttgagcttgggcttactcgaacttggctcaaaatcaGCTTCCAACatagttgaattgagctttttcaagtcgagtcgagcgagctaaccgagctagctcagttcaccTACACCCCTAGGTGAGCCccctaaatgtggggcccaccttgatgtatgtgttgtatatcaacatCGTTTGTCCA
This window encodes:
- the LOC131243913 gene encoding tubulin beta-8 chain; translation: MREILHIQGGQCGNQIGAKFWEVVCAEHGIDTTGRYHGDSELQLERVNVYYNEASCGRFVPRAVLMDLEPGTMDSVRSGPYGQIFRPDNFVFGQSGAGNNWAKGHYTEGAELIDSVLDVVRKEAENCDCLQGFQVCHSLGGGTGSGMGTLLISKIREEYPDRMMLTFSVFPSPKVSDTVVEPYNATLSVHQLVENADECMVLDNEALYDICFRTLKLTTPSFGDLNHLISATMSGVTCCLRFPGQLNSDLRKLAVNLIPFPRLHFFMVGFAPLTSRGSQQYRALTVPELTQQMWDAKNMMCAADPRHGRYLTASAMFRGKMSTKEVDEQMINVQNKNSSYFVEWIPNNVKSTVCDIPPTGLKMASTFIGNSTSIQEMFRRVSEQFTAMFRRKAFLHWYTGEGMDEMEFTEAESNMNDLVSEYQQYQDATADEEEDYEEEEEELQEM